Proteins from a genomic interval of Lonchura striata isolate bLonStr1 chromosome 21, bLonStr1.mat, whole genome shotgun sequence:
- the CENPA gene encoding histone H3-like centromeric protein A codes for MPRPKPTPRRRGAPRAPPSPRPRARRLRPGQRALQEIRRYQSSTRLLLRPGPFARLVREICLLFTRGVDYRWQRMALLALQEAAEAFIVRMLEDAYLCSLHARRVTLFPKDLQLVRRLRGAEAGGI; via the exons AtgccccgccccaaacccaccccccgGCGGCGTGGCGCTCCCCGAGCCCCCCCATCGCCCCGGCCGCGGGCACGCA GACTCCGCCCAGGTCAGCGGGCATTGCAGGAGATCCGCAGGTACCAGAGCAGCACCCGCCTGCTGCTGCGCCCCGGCCCCTTCGCCCGCCTG GTGCGGGAGATCTGCCTACTCTTCACCCGCGGGGTGGATTACCGCTGGCAGCGCATGGCCCTGCTGGCGCTGCAGGAG GCGGCAGAGGCCTTCATCGTGCGGATGCTGGAAGACGCGTACCTATGCTCGCTGCACGCCCGCCGAGTCACCCTGTTCCCCAAGGATCTGCAGCTGGTCCGGCGCCTGCGAGGAGCCGAGGCGGGGGGCATCTGA